Proteins from one Juglans microcarpa x Juglans regia isolate MS1-56 chromosome 6S, Jm3101_v1.0, whole genome shotgun sequence genomic window:
- the LOC121236732 gene encoding uncharacterized protein LOC121236732, which produces MYPSDMASWVPDVLMVSFVCFLSLSHTDQAKTNWELTRKENSRFEQQLINLKKSAIKSIHEDGDIYECIDFYKQPGFNHPFWKNTTIQMKLKLFMDAMKTKTSTLSSNIGLKSGGCPYGTVPIMRVDEDDLARLKINSKIYLRPNMDEEPGYHYAILGTKPDPTRKIDGIQAFFSNFLPKGVDGSQYSSFRMTLSNGLDSLKAGFMVNPLLFKDDKIRLFTHLVMDGRTQCFNQQCPGYIQLSSQIPLGWPLQNISIAGGEQYATKLRLVKDYISTSWPSTSTELMWKLLLNEESVAIGFWPTTIFGQLSEFGNEADWGGEVYSPLDQSSPAMGTGIRPRWKKWDPNYSAHSRLVAIAYGGNSQSEFINPNDAEVYESDPKSYSILDIGYVKNENIGRVIIYDGPGGLIKPSA; this is translated from the exons ATGTATCCATCGGACATGGCTTCATGGGTACCGGACGTTTTGATGGTGTCTTTCGTCTGCTTTCTCTCGCTGAGCCACACTGATCAGGCTAAAACAAATTGGGAGTTGACGAGAAAGGAAAATTCCAGATTCGAACAGCAACTTATAAACCTCAAGAAGTCTGCAATCAAAAGCATTCAT GAGGACGGAGACATATATgagtgtattgatttttacaaaCAACCAGGTTTTAATCACCCATTTTGGAAGAATACTACAATTCAG ATGaaacttaaattatttatggatGCAATGAAAACCAAAACGAGTACTTTATCATCGAATATTGGGTTAAAAAGTGGAGGTTGTCCTTATGGAACAGTTCCAATTATGAGAGTTGATGAAGATGACTTGGCAAGactcaaaataaattcaaagataTATCTGCGCCCAAATATGGATGAAGAACCCGGATATCAT TATGCAATACTTGGAACAAAACCCGATCCAACTAGGAAGATTGATGGAATTCAAGCATTCTTCAGTAACTTCCTCCCTAAAGGAGTCGATGGATCTCAATACAGTTCATTTCGCATGACACTTTCAAACGGCCTTGACAGTTTAAAAGCGGGATTTATg GTAAATCCCTTGCTATTCAAAGACGACAAAATTCGACTATTTACGCATCTTGTG ATGGATGGAAGAACACAATGTTTTAATCAACAATGCCCTGGATATATACAACTCAGTTCTCAAATACCACTAGGCTGGCCTCTTCAGAATATTTCAATTGCAGGTGGAGAGCAATATGCCACAAAATTGAGACTCGTCaag GATTATATAAGTACAAGCTGGCCAAGTACTTCAACGGAATTAATGTGGAAGTTACTACTTAATGAAGAGAGTGTTGCCATTGGGTTTTGGCCGACGACAATATTTGGGCAACTGAGTGAGTTTGGAAATGAAGCTGATTGGGGAGGAGAAGTGTACAGTCCATTGGACCAATCAAGTCCTGCCATGGGTACTGGCATTCGTCCACGCTGGAAAAAATGGGACCCAAACTACTCAGCTCATAGTCGGCTTGTAGCAATTGCATATGGGGGGAATTCACAATCTGAATTCATAAATCCAAACGATGCAGAGGTATATGAATCTGATCCAAAATCATATAGTATTCTCGATATTGGATATGTTAAGAATGAAAATATTGGACGTGTGATTATATATGATGGTCCCGGTGGATTAATAAAGCCTAGTgcttaa